One window of the bacterium genome contains the following:
- a CDS encoding acetyltransferase produces MSTPLFIYGSSGHAKVVIDVAEKMGGFDIRGMLDDNPVATGSCVMGYPVLGGAEILTSLDPKRDRIFVAIGSNTVRQRIGRRLIAAGFALPALVHPAAVIGREVMIGQGTVIMAGVVVNPATVIGSLCILNTCCSVDHDGRIGEAVHVSPGARLAGNVSVGEGSWVGIGSSIIEGRTIGCRCMIGGGAVVIDDVADDTTAVGVPARAIRRGSAAAKAGV; encoded by the coding sequence ATGAGCACACCCTTGTTCATCTATGGAAGCAGCGGCCATGCGAAGGTCGTCATCGATGTCGCCGAGAAGATGGGTGGCTTCGACATTCGCGGTATGCTCGACGACAACCCCGTGGCAACGGGCTCATGCGTAATGGGCTATCCGGTGCTGGGCGGTGCGGAGATTCTCACATCGCTTGACCCAAAGCGTGATCGTATCTTTGTGGCCATCGGTTCCAACACCGTTCGGCAACGCATTGGCCGGCGGCTGATTGCCGCCGGCTTCGCGCTGCCTGCTCTGGTTCATCCTGCGGCAGTCATCGGGCGCGAGGTGATGATAGGACAGGGTACCGTGATCATGGCCGGCGTAGTGGTCAATCCGGCTACGGTCATCGGATCGCTGTGCATTCTGAATACCTGCTGTTCCGTGGATCATGATGGCCGCATCGGCGAAGCCGTGCACGTATCTCCCGGCGCGCGCCTTGCAGGAAATGTTTCGGTCGGGGAAGGAAGCTGGGTGGGCATCGGCAGCAGTATTATTGAAGGGCGGACCATCGGTTGCCGTTGTATGATCGGCGGCGGCGCGGTGGTGATCGACGACGTGGCGGATGACACTACGGCGGTGGGAGTTCCTGCTCGGGCAATCCGGCGCGGTAGCGCCGCTGCGAAAGCGGGTGTATAG
- a CDS encoding sugar transferase — MYRAFGKRLLDLCVAVPALVLLFPLLVLIALGTWAALGAPVLFTQERPGRGGRAFRLIKFRTMSIARDAAGNLLPDDRRLSRWGTFLRSTSLDELPELLNVIAGSMSLIGPRPLLMAYLSRYDHDQKRRHEVLPGITGWAQIHGRNALSWQGKFALDVWYVDHLSLRLDLTILVRTFGAVLFRRGIHAEGAATMPEFRGNGDDRRISAA, encoded by the coding sequence ATGTACCGTGCCTTTGGAAAACGGCTGCTGGATCTGTGCGTGGCGGTACCTGCGCTGGTTCTGCTTTTCCCATTGCTTGTCCTGATTGCTCTGGGCACGTGGGCAGCGCTGGGCGCGCCCGTGTTGTTCACTCAGGAACGCCCCGGAAGAGGCGGGCGAGCCTTCCGTCTTATCAAGTTCCGCACGATGTCGATTGCGCGCGATGCGGCCGGCAATCTGTTGCCGGATGACCGGCGTCTGTCGCGCTGGGGCACGTTTCTGCGCAGTACCAGCCTCGATGAGTTGCCGGAATTGCTGAATGTCATCGCCGGATCCATGAGCCTGATCGGTCCGAGGCCCTTGCTGATGGCCTATTTGTCCCGTTATGACCATGACCAGAAGCGGCGCCACGAGGTGCTTCCGGGTATCACCGGCTGGGCGCAGATTCATGGCCGGAACGCACTATCATGGCAGGGCAAGTTCGCGCTCGATGTCTGGTATGTGGACCATCTGTCCTTGAGGCTCGATCTGACCATTCTGGTCCGCACGTTTGGCGCGGTGCTGTTCCGCCGGGGCATTCATGCAGAAGGCGCGGCCACCATGCCGGAGTTTCGAGGCAACGGCGACGACCGAAGGATCAGCGCCGCATGA
- a CDS encoding DegT/DnrJ/EryC1/StrS family aminotransferase — MSEVMARKVSRPMPAAAQESHERIYLSPPHMSEEGFERAFVQEAFDSNWIAPIGPHVNELEKEFARQNGSLHAAALSTGTAALHLALRMLDLKPGEEVFCSSLTFCASANPIIYEGAAPVFIDADARTWNMDANLLAAELKRCARINRLPRAVIVVDLYGQSADWDPILDVCNSYAVPVLEDAAEALGATYRGVRTGNFGYAGVFSFNGNKIITGSGGGLLVSANEELITKVRNLSTQARMPAPYYQHEEIGYNYRMSNVVAGIVRGQLRVLPQRLARKREIFAWYRARLESLPGVRFMPEADFGASNHWLTCIQVDPHRFGVSAEEIRLALETYNIESRPLWKPLHLQPVFAGCRSVGGAVSEQLFDQGLCLPSGTALTEDQLDWIASIVESLHK; from the coding sequence GTGAGTGAAGTTATGGCCCGAAAGGTAAGCCGCCCAATGCCTGCTGCGGCACAAGAGTCGCACGAGCGCATCTATCTGTCGCCACCGCACATGTCGGAGGAAGGCTTTGAACGTGCATTCGTACAGGAGGCCTTCGACAGCAACTGGATTGCGCCCATCGGTCCGCATGTCAATGAACTGGAGAAGGAATTCGCGCGCCAGAACGGCTCGCTCCACGCCGCGGCGCTGAGCACGGGAACCGCCGCCCTGCATCTTGCGCTGCGAATGCTCGATCTGAAGCCGGGCGAAGAAGTGTTCTGCTCCTCGCTGACCTTTTGCGCCAGCGCCAATCCGATCATCTATGAAGGAGCCGCGCCGGTTTTCATCGACGCCGATGCGCGCACGTGGAACATGGACGCGAATCTGCTTGCCGCTGAGTTGAAGCGTTGCGCCCGGATCAACCGCCTGCCGAGGGCCGTGATTGTGGTGGATCTCTATGGGCAAAGCGCCGACTGGGATCCGATCCTCGACGTGTGCAACAGCTATGCGGTTCCTGTGCTGGAAGATGCCGCCGAGGCGTTGGGGGCGACGTATCGTGGCGTCCGGACGGGCAATTTCGGCTACGCGGGAGTCTTCTCCTTCAACGGCAATAAGATTATCACCGGCTCGGGCGGCGGCCTGCTGGTGTCGGCCAATGAGGAGCTGATCACCAAAGTGCGCAACCTGTCCACACAGGCACGCATGCCCGCGCCGTATTATCAGCATGAAGAGATCGGTTACAACTACCGCATGAGCAACGTTGTGGCCGGCATCGTGCGCGGGCAACTGCGCGTGCTGCCCCAGCGACTGGCGCGTAAGCGAGAGATTTTCGCATGGTACCGCGCGCGGCTGGAGTCGCTGCCCGGAGTCCGGTTTATGCCTGAAGCGGACTTTGGCGCGAGCAACCACTGGTTGACCTGCATTCAGGTCGATCCGCACCGGTTTGGCGTCAGCGCCGAAGAGATCCGGCTCGCGCTCGAAACGTACAATATCGAATCCCGGCCCCTTTGGAAACCGCTCCATTTACAGCCGGTATTCGCCGGTTGCCGCAGCGTGGGCGGCGCCGTGTCCGAGCAGTTGTTTGACCAAGGGCTTTGTCTGCCCAGCGGTACCGCTCTGACCGAAGACCAGCTCGACTGGATTGCGTCCATTGTGGAATCTCTGCACAAGTAG
- a CDS encoding glycosyltransferase family 4 protein, with protein MKVLHVVKTSDGAAWAAKLARVLCNFGVEVHAALPRLSGRCAPYWQDSGAIVHEADLNLPVRDPLQLPKTLARVRDLVAAVQPDLIHSHFVGTTLALRWALGKQHFIPRLYHVAGPLHLEHALYRNLEIRSAGAADYWIGSSRCIGEHYRRAGVPADRVYLSYYGDELPSNTPPCGITVRDLACARPEDFIVGNISWMYPPKRFLGQRIGLKAHEDIIAALGLVIKRHPRVLGVFAGGAWGGAARYEHRLRKLAHEVAGDRIRFLGELPYGIAHDAWRGFDLAVHVPISENCGGVIEPLLAGIPVIASRVGGLPEVIVNEKTGWLVPPRDPQALAAAISRAIADPLTGQTLAARGRNLVRAMFNVQRTGREVFEIYRHILGEVSLKPREFLSGPYLESIARPAPETALPIRPIVLETD; from the coding sequence GTGAAAGTTCTGCATGTGGTCAAAACTTCGGACGGCGCCGCTTGGGCAGCAAAGCTGGCGCGGGTTCTGTGCAACTTCGGCGTCGAGGTTCACGCCGCCCTGCCGCGCCTGAGTGGCCGCTGCGCTCCCTACTGGCAGGATTCAGGCGCCATCGTGCATGAGGCCGATCTTAATCTGCCAGTGCGCGATCCTTTGCAGTTGCCTAAAACACTCGCGCGCGTCAGAGACCTTGTTGCCGCTGTGCAGCCCGACCTGATTCACAGTCATTTCGTGGGCACGACGCTCGCTTTGCGTTGGGCGCTTGGCAAGCAGCATTTCATTCCCCGCCTTTACCACGTGGCCGGGCCGCTGCATCTTGAACACGCGCTGTACCGCAATCTCGAAATTCGTTCGGCGGGCGCCGCCGATTACTGGATTGGTTCCAGCCGCTGCATCGGCGAGCATTACCGCCGCGCGGGAGTTCCTGCGGACCGCGTCTATCTGTCCTATTACGGCGACGAGTTGCCGTCAAACACTCCGCCGTGCGGCATAACGGTGCGGGATCTGGCGTGCGCCAGGCCCGAAGATTTTATTGTCGGCAACATCAGTTGGATGTATCCGCCCAAGCGCTTTCTGGGGCAGCGGATCGGTCTGAAGGCGCACGAGGATATTATCGCTGCGCTGGGGCTGGTGATCAAAAGGCATCCGCGTGTGCTGGGAGTGTTTGCCGGCGGGGCGTGGGGCGGCGCGGCGCGCTATGAACACCGACTGCGCAAACTGGCGCACGAGGTTGCTGGAGACCGTATTCGCTTCCTTGGCGAATTGCCCTACGGCATTGCGCACGACGCATGGCGCGGGTTCGATCTGGCGGTACACGTGCCCATTTCAGAGAATTGCGGTGGGGTCATCGAACCTCTGCTGGCCGGAATTCCGGTCATTGCCAGCCGGGTCGGCGGTCTGCCGGAAGTCATCGTCAACGAGAAGACTGGCTGGCTTGTTCCGCCGCGTGATCCACAGGCACTCGCCGCTGCCATTTCACGCGCTATTGCCGATCCGCTGACAGGACAAACGTTGGCGGCACGCGGCAGAAACCTCGTGCGCGCCATGTTCAACGTCCAGCGCACGGGTCGTGAGGTTTTCGAAATTTATCGCCACATTCTGGGAGAGGTATCCTTGAAGCCTCGGGAATTCCTGTCCGGACCGTACCTCGAATCGATAGCTCGGCCCGCGCCGGAAACGGCACTTCCCATCAGACCAATAGTGCTTGAAACAGATTGA
- a CDS encoding SET domain-containing protein-lysine N-methyltransferase, with product MSKIAHEPYFVVSRSGIHGKGAFAMRRIRKGTRIVEYVGERVPHSVGDQRYPDVGQRHYHTFLFAVDDEICIDAGRQGNDARFINHSCDPNCQAVDDGGRIFIEALRNIQPGAELTYDYSLVGPRPRTKADKARYACFCGSENCRGTMLAPFPARNGHVPR from the coding sequence ATGTCCAAAATCGCGCACGAACCGTATTTTGTCGTCAGCCGCTCAGGAATCCATGGCAAGGGAGCATTTGCCATGCGGCGCATCCGCAAAGGCACCCGCATTGTCGAATATGTCGGAGAGCGCGTTCCGCACTCTGTGGGCGACCAGCGCTATCCTGATGTCGGACAAAGGCACTATCACACCTTTCTGTTTGCCGTGGATGACGAGATCTGTATTGATGCCGGACGACAGGGCAATGATGCCCGATTCATCAACCATTCCTGCGATCCAAACTGTCAGGCCGTGGATGATGGCGGCAGGATCTTTATCGAGGCCCTGCGCAATATCCAGCCGGGAGCGGAATTGACCTATGACTATTCCCTCGTTGGCCCGAGGCCTCGCACCAAGGCTGATAAGGCCCGCTACGCATGCTTCTGCGGTTCAGAGAACTGCCGGGGCACCATGCTGGCCCCTTTCCCAGCGAGGAATGGCCACGTGCCGCGCTGA